A region of the Lycium barbarum isolate Lr01 chromosome 1, ASM1917538v2, whole genome shotgun sequence genome:
cgtttcatgccgcgcaggtacccacaaatggttagacgagatgagctgaagatggcccaacggattggcgggctccatttcctccaggagtactgccgagtcagggtatgtatgttgtgatgtctgatcagtattatagactttgcagacagcgtcgtgggtaatgatagtcagtctgtaagcggtttcatcagccgatatgttattttgtGTGTCGCATAATAAATTTCGTACAATTATAgacttgttaaattctggaaatagtaagcggaagatttcgaaagcacaacatgtattttatttgtaattgactttcagaaaaaaaaaaaattaggtgtgtaatcagggtctgcgggttcgctcggctccgtatgtggggtcgggtgcccatcacaccctaataagatcagggtgtgacaaaagTATACCGTTCTACGGGTGGACAAGGATCGGTTAGCTATGGAGGCCGAGATCTCTTCCGAAGAGTTCGAGGAGCGGGTAGCGGCCCTTTCTAAAGTGAGGCAGGAGCTGAAGACTCTTAAGGCCGGCTTCACCAGGCTAATGGCCAAGTACTCTGCACGGGGTGGAGCTCTGAAAACAGCCCAGGAGGCAGCGGATGAGCAGGCCAAGGCCGCGAAGGATCTTGCCATTCAAATGGAACAATCCTTGGTTGCTTGTCGGCGAATTCAGGAGCAGTCCGCTGCCGATGTCGAAGTTGCTACTAACCGTTCCATTCTCAAGGCTGAACACATGAAATGGTTGACCCAAATTCATACCCTCcgtgaaattcaagaaaagggcCTTGAGGGCATCGAGGATAAGATCATTCGTGCCGAAGATATGGAAGCAAAAATGACCACGGCCCTTAACGACGAAAGCTCCGGAGAAAACCCTTTTAACTCAGAAGAACTCGCTTCCTCGGGAGAGGAGTAAAAATGTgatgcattattattattattattattattattattattattattattattattattattgttattattattattatcatcatcattattattattattattattattttgtttttgGACTCGGCATATTTCAAGCCGATAGAATTTCGTAAAGATTCGGCAAATCGTGGGCCAATGTAAAAACTGACTCGGCGTATTTTggccggtatatatatatgatctttTGGTGATTTGTTGCAATTTCATTCGCAACTTTTCATATCGATGTGATGAGTATATTTTTTCATTTCAAGTCGATATTCCCCTAGGTCGATTTGGCTCGGGCCTTTTTAGGTGAGTATACTGAAGCAACATGATGTATTTAAGTTAGACGAAAATATTAACCGCAATGTTCTCTTTATTCTGCAATCATAGTAATTGCTAATTACCATGCTTGACTAGTTTAATCTAACCTGAACATGTTTATGAAGACCAACATTTAAATAATTTGAGCTAAAGAACCAGACTAGATCGAAACATGCTCAGTCAACAGGATGAgttttcattttttaaaatatgCCGATTAAGCTAACACAAATGTGTTGTACCAGCTGAGCTAAATTTAGCATAGAAATATGAATAACTTGAATAGCACATCATGCTTAAGCTAACATAAACATGTTTATCCAGACTAAACTAATGTGTTGGCTAATTAAGATGAATCAGGTTAGGTAGAACATGCTCAGTTTAAAGCAGGCCCAATCAAATACTTAACAATATATATTAAAACTAACACGAGCATGCTAAACGAACTGAATTTACTGCCATAGACACAAATTTCACAAGATAGCATATCACAAAACTAACAGATTTAAACAAATCAAATTAAACTGACAAGCATAAACATTACTTAATTACCAGCAAAATCTCTTCGATTACACTAACATACTAGACTGCCTAAATCAGGAAAATACACCAGGATACACACAGGCCCCCTATTAAGGCAGATTAATTATACGATATAGTTCTTATATCTCGACAAATTGGACCTCTAAAACGTACTTAGCCAAATAGCTAATCATCATACCAAATCATAATCGCACTAAATTACACTAACTTAGCTACATAGGTCTGTATAGAACAGAATTAAAAGCAGAGAGAAGGAGGATTTCTGACCTTTTTCGTGTACAGTGAAATGGGGCGTCgacggcctcgaatctactcgaacACGACAAGCTCCGAACTTGAGTATCGCTCGGACTCGAGTCAGTagtaggggtaaaaagggaataaAATAACTTAATATTTTGAATCAACTACCCGAAAGTGATAAGATTGAAGAGTATTGATGTTTTTTTAAGAGGAATATCAGCGGCTAAAAAAGAACCCCCTTTTGTTGGATCAAAACGTGAGTATTTATAGGATGATTTAGGTTTTTTTTTGGGTTCGAATTTGGGCGGGACTTTTCATCTAGGGTTTCAAAAAAATGAGTCAAATAGATCAGTTAAAAACTGAATATCGAAAGTATTTTTGGACAGATCGTAACGCGTTTTGACTTGAGTAATACACGAAAATGACTCGACCACTCTAGTCTTTGAAGATTAACGTGTGATTTGAAACCAGAAATGGAAAATCTACCCCTGTCGATGACAAAATGTATGCCAGTAGGCAGAGGTGGAGACAAAATTTGTGTGGAAATGTAAAGGTACAACTGTGCACGGTTAAAGGCAGAGGAAAGAAGaggaaagaagagagagaggagagagagggGGGCGTATGTTGAAGAGATTTGGGtaggaagatgaaaaatgaaaaggTTGGGCCGGGTAGAAAGGGGGTAGTGGGATGGATCGGGTAAGTGAATGGTGATGGGCTGCTCCAAATTATTAAGGGATGTGGGCTGGTCTAATTAATTAAAGTATGGGCTGGTCGGGTGAGTTATTAAGGGGTAATGGGTTGGTCGTTTGAGctaataatttggctgaaaattgttgatccttcctcctctatttaattattcttgggattttaacttaataactagtacaaaatatattatgtgaagacaaatagtaattagtgtgtataaagtaaaaattaatttaacgagtacaaatcataaaatgaaacgatgacgaaccatttaaaatttgtgataaagtcatgaaagtAACAATGTTAATAGtaataaaaaatagtagtgaaaacaaagtatttagctcgttaataaatttaaaagcccaaggaaataaattggaataaaggagggacaaaattgggtgtcaacaggaaaaagagtgcaacacgtgttttccgTTAATATTGGTTCGTCGTTCCACAACCTGCATAGGTTAGTTTTAAGAAACTTGAACGATGAAAAAGTGAAATtcgtaccttagcaatagtatctctTTAGGTGTGCCACGTTCCAATTGTTCGGCATCTGTTGTCCGTCCATCGTCTCTAGCTAGTAAGACCCTTTTCCCGTTATCCGGGTgaccttgtacggtccttcccaattcggCCCGAGTTTCCCCTTGTTGGGGTTCTTCGTATGTAATGTCACCTTTCTGAGGACTAAATCCCCGATTTGGAAGTGTCAGAGGTTGGTCCTTTGGTTATAATATCTGTCCATTCGTTGTTTTTGGGCTACCAAACGGACTAAAGTGGCCTCGCGCAATTCTTCCGTCAAATCCAACTTTATAGCCATCGCTTCATCGTTTGCTTCCCTCGTGGCATATTGGAATCTGAAGCTGGGCTCGCCTACCTCTACCGGGATTAGAGCCTCTGTGACGTACACAAGAGAAAACGATAATTCGCCGGTACTTGACTTCGGGGTCATTCTGTACGCCCATAGTATTTCGGGGAGGAGTTCCCTCCATCTACCCTTGGACTCATTGAGGCGCTTTCTCAGGATCTGAATGATAGTTTTGTTTGTgtattccgcctgtccgtttgcacttgggtgatacAGAGTCGACACTATTTTCTTTATCTTCAATCCCTCGAGGAAGACAATATTGGAATCTGAAGCTGGGCTCACCTACCTCCACCGGGATTAGAGCCACTGTGTCGTACATAAGAGAAAACGGTGTTTTGCCGGTACTTGACTTCGGGGTCGTTCTGTACGCCCAGAGTATTTCGGGGAGGAGTTCCCTCCATCTACCCTTGGACTCATCGAGGCGCTTTCTCAGGCTCTGAATGATAGTTTTGTTCGTgtattccgcctgtccgtttgcacttgggtgatacgGAGTCGACACTATTTTCTTTATCTTCAATCCCTCGAGGAAATCGTTTACCTTGGCCCCTACGAATTGACGGCCATTGTCACAAGTGATTTTGGCTGGAATGCCGAAACGGCAGACGATGTGGTCTCATATGAAATTGATGACCtctttctctctaattttttGAAATGCCtaagcttcaacccacttagaaaaatagttagtcataaataatataaaaCGAGCTTTACCTAGTGCCGATGGTAGAGGTCCAACTATATCCATTCtccacttcatgaagggccatGGGGAAAGTATTGGATGAAACAATTCACTCGGTTGATGTATCACCGGGGCGTGCCTCTGACACTGGTCACACTTGCGGATGAAGTTTTTTGCATCTATTTCCATGTGATCCCAATAGTATCCTGCCCAGATGAGTTTGCGGACTAGCAGTTCGACTCCAGAATGATTGTCGCATGTTCCCTCATGTACCTCTCGCATCGCATAGTCGGCTTCACCGAGACCTAGGCATCTAGCGAGGGGGCCATAGAAGGAGTGTCGGTACAACTTACCATCGACTATGCAGTACCTTGCTGCTTTAGTCCGTAATGCACGTGATTCCTTCCAATCCGAGGGCAGCTTTCCATCTGCTAGATAATTCATGTACTTATtccgccaatcccaagttaaactcGCAGCGTTAACTTCGACCTGGTTGCTTTCAATAACTGAACTCATTAGTTGAAAAATTGCACCCGAGCTTAGCCTTTCGGCTTCAACCGAGGAGCCCAGATTTGCTAGGGCGTCGGCCTCTGTGTTCTGTTCCCTCGGAGTGTGCTGGACCATCCACTCTTTGAACCGATGTAAGACTACTTCAACTTTCTCCAAATATTTTTGCATTCTATCATCCTTCACCTCGAAAGTCCCATTGATTTGGTTTACGACCAGGAGGGAATCGCACATCGCCTCAACGATCTCAGCTCCCAATCCTCGGGCCAACTTTAAACCTGCAATCAAAGGCTCATactcagcttcattgttagtcaatttcgaGGATATTTTTATAGATTGACGTATTAATTCTTCGGCTGGGCTTCTCAGCACAATATCGAGCCCGGACCCTTTTATGTTTGATGCACCGTCCGTATGTAGGGTCCATACTCCGACTGGTTTACCCGAGGTTAGTGCTAGCACCCTTTCAACCTTGGGTATCAGTGCAGACGTGAAATCCTCCACGAAGTCTGCCAAGATCTGAGACTTTATGGTTGTTCGAGGTTTATACTCGGTGTCATACCCACTGATTTCTACCGCCCATTTTGCTAACCTACCGGATAACTCCAGTTTATGCATTAGAAATCTTAACAGGTAAATTGTTATTACACATATGGGGTGACATTGGAAGTATGGTTTTAACTTTCTAAATGCACTCAACAATGCTAATGCAAGTTTTTCAAGATGGGGAAAGCGCTTTTCGGCGTCCCCTAAAGTCCTACTAATATAATAAACATGAAATTGTGTACTTTTCTCCTCTCAGACAAGTACTCCGTTTACTGCTATCTCGGACACAACCAAGTATAGGTACAATTGTTCGTCGGCCTTCGGTGTATCCAACAAGGGCGGGCTCGATAGGTAACGTTTCAACTCATCCAAGGCTTGTTGACATTCAGATGTCCAAACGAAGTCACTCTTTTTCTTGAGCAAGGAGAAAAAACGATGACTTCTGTCAGAGGACCTGGAGATGAATCTGCTTAAGGCCGCGATCCTTCCGGTCAATCTTTGCACACCCTTCACGCTTTCAACTACCTTGATGTTCTCGATAGCTTGTATCCTATCCGGGTTGATTTCTAttcctcggtttgacaccatgaaccctAGAAACTTTTTTGATCCTACTCCGAAGGGGCTCCATGCCTGTCCGTATCAACATGTAGGTTTTGAACGGGCTGATTGTTGATCGGATTGATGGCGGGTGAGTTATTGAGTGGCACCCCATTAAGGTTGGCATCGTGTCCGCTGGATTCATCTTCGTTAAGATGAACAGATCGGCTCGAGTTCGACATCGTGTAACCTGAAATCACAAAAACGAAGAAAGCAAGTGAAAGTCGTTTATACAAGCCTGTCACTGttatccttagccccacggtgggcgccaaactgctTACCCCTAAAAGAGCaataattgaatttgtacgcTGTTTAAAGGATACGTGACTTAAGCTTAATAACAAATGTAGAGAGTTAACAAGTGCGAGTAAAGAATTAACGGAGCAAAAAGCAAACAAAATAAAGAGCCTGAGTATGAGATGATAAATCCGGTGGAAGAAGATCCTTGTTCGGACTACACTCCCTAGGTCCAATTGGGGAAATTCCTTCCTCAGACTGGTTGTGCGGATAATTAAAAATAGGAACGGAACAAAAATGATGAAATACTGAGGAAAAGGTTTTTAACGAAGAAGAACTTCTATTAGCCACTAGAATGTATTGTATAGATTGTGATGCCCTTTATGGGGCTGATACATGCGTTTAAATAGTACAAGAGTCCTACTCGAATTAGGAGGCACGAACCCTCTCGTGGATAAAAACAGCTGCGATATAGTCGGACACGTCCGCTGGTGGCGCGATCTTCGGCGATAAATCAAGTGAAGATAACTTTCCGTTGATTTGGGTTTATCCCTTCGGACATTCTTCGGGTCCTATCTCACGGACTCGCTAACTCGGTAACCCTTGGTTTGATTTCACGGACTTATTATAACGGACCTTCGCTAAATCGGATTGAACAAAGTTCTCTCCATACACACTATAGTCAAACAGATATTTAAAGATACATTTTCAAAATCTAATTCAAGATCGATGGCCAAACGCTAGCTAAGCACTCTGATGAATTGTTAATTAAACTTGGATAAATTGTCGTAGCAAATGACTCCAGTTCCTTGAACCTTGGTGTTCATTATATTCAACTTCAAAGCAGTAGAAATCGAATAGCTTTTGATGAATTGTACGGTAATTGGTTGCAATTATTGACCAATTATTTTCGACAAAATGGGAACACTaggtaggcgtttggacatgcggtttgaaaccatgagatgaaattagcgtttggacatgcatttcatctcatggtttcaaatcatgatttcaagaattttaaatataaaacttgatccataagtttatattttataaaaaaagacccataagttggtaaatatttttaacaattactcccaccaatcatttaccaacctcattaacttcacatcaaactttatttatgtctactatgtggaaggattatattaaagagtagttacattactattcatgttaaattttcgtttttattaaactaaagtttgatcaattgatgttgtattttttagaaaagccttctagtagcgtattaattttgttatgaactatgacttgctcatttggtaagattgtataagaattggggatgttttgatagttttcacaacttgtgggtttttatgtctataagagaaaatacaacttaaggtatccaaattacatgtccaaacatgatttcaaaccatggtttgaaataatggtttcaaaccatgtctaAACGGCTCCAAGATGCCATAAAGTTTGAATTTGATGATCAAATTAAATAAACGCAAAACAAAGagatagagcctgtttggatgtgcttaaaaaaaataagaccccaattcatttttttggcttataagttgttttcagcttataagttgatttaaataagttaagtcaaatgagccaaattatttttttaggcttattttaagcacaaaataacatataaattgaTCAACTAAATACTCAAAAAAACCGAAAACAATATAAGCTAAtactgttttcagcaacttaaaAGCCAATCCAAAAGGCCAATCCAAAAGGGCTCATAGTCAACGTTTGCTTTTTCTTATTCACTCTCAAATTATATATCCAATCGTCAAAGGAAGATTACTGTTTCGACTTTATCTTCAACCTCTTTTGACTATATATATCAAGTTGCACAAAACATGCGTTTTTCTTCTCTTGCCTTTATCAGGAACTAACTCCCTCCACCAACAAAATTCTGAaatttctactattaagaaga
Encoded here:
- the LOC132616966 gene encoding uncharacterized protein LOC132616966 — protein: MHKLELSGRLAKWAVEISGYDTEYKPRTTIKSQILADFVEDFTSALIPKVERVLALTSGKPVGVWTLHTDGASNIKGSGLDIVLRSPAEELIRQSIKISSKLTNNEAEYEPLIAGLKLARGLGAEIVEAMCDSLLVVNQINGTFEVKDDRMQKYLEKVEVVLHRFKEWMVQHTPREQNTEADALANLGSSVEAERLSSGAIFQLMSSVIESNQVEVNAASLTWDWRNKYMNYLADGKLPSDWKESRALRTKAARYCIVDGKLYRHSFYGPLARCLGLGEADYAMREVHEGTCDNHSGVELLVRKLIWAGYYWDHMEIDAKNFIRKCDQCQRHAPVIHQPSELFHPILSPWPFMKWRMDIVGPLPSALGKARFILFMTNYFSKWVEA